From Astatotilapia calliptera chromosome 19, fAstCal1.2, whole genome shotgun sequence, a single genomic window includes:
- the LOC113011559 gene encoding tubulin beta-4B chain produces MREIVHLQAGQCGNQIGAKFWEVISDEHGIDPTGTYHGDSDLQLERINVYYNEATGGKYVPRAVLVDLEPGTMDSVRSGPFGQVFRPDNFVFGQSGAGNNWAKGHYTEGAELVDSVLDVVRKEAESCDCLQGFQLTHSLGGGTGSGMGTLLISKIREEYPDRIMNTFSVVPSPKVSDTVVEPYNATLSVHQLVENTDETYCIDNEALYDICFRTLKLTTPTYGDLNHLVSATMSGVTTCLRFPGQLNADLRKLAVNMVPFPRLHFFMPGFAPLTSRGSQQYRALTVPELTQQMFDAKNMMAACDPRHGRYLTVAAIFRGRMSMKEVDEQMLNVQNKNSSYFVEWIPNNVKTAVCDIPPRGLKMAATFIGNSTAIQELFKRISEQFTAMFRRKAFLHWYTGEGMDEMEFTEAESNMNDLVSEYQQYQEATAEEEGEFEEEGEEDMA; encoded by the exons ATGAGGGAAATAGTTCATCTGCAGGCCGGCCAGTGCGGCAACCAGATCGGCGCGAAG tTCTGGGAGGTTATAAGTGACGAACATGGCATCGATCCCACCGGGACTTACCACGGAGACAGCGACCTACAGCTGGAGCGAATCAACGTGTACTACAACGAGGCTACAG GTGGGAAGTATGTCCCTCGTGCGGTCCTGGTGGACTTGGAGCCGGGCACAATGGACTCTGTGAGGTCCGGCCCCTTCGGTCAGGTGTTCAGACCTGACAACTTTGTCTTTG GTCAGAGCGGGGCAGGGAACAACTGGGCTAAAGGCCACTACACTGAGGGGGCGGAGCTGGTGGACTCAGTCCTGGATGTGGTGAGGAAGGAGGCAGAGAGCTGCGACTGCCTCCAGGGCTTCCAACTCACGCACTCCCTGGGCGGAGGTACGGGCTCCGGCATGGGCACGCTGCTCATCAGCAAGATCCGCGAGGAATACCCGGATCGCATCATGAACACTTTCAGCGTGGTTCCCTCCCCCAAG GTGTCCGACACGGTGGTGGAACCATACAACGCCACCCTCTCCGTCCACCAGCTGGTGGAGAACACGGACGAGACTTACTGCATCGATAACGAGGCCCTGTACGACATCTGCTTCCGCACGCTGAAGCTCACAACGCCCACCTACGGCGACCTTAACCATCTCGTCTCGGCCACGATGAGCGGCGTTACCACCTGCCTCCGCTTTCCAGGCCAGCTCAACGCAGACCTGAGAAAACTGGCCGTGAACATGGTGCCGTTTCCCAGGCTGCACTTCTTCATGCCGGGCTTCGCACCCCTGACCAGCCGTGGCAGCCAGCAGTACAG GGCGTTGACCGTTCCCGAGCTAACCCAGCAGATGTTCGACGCCAAGAACATGATGGCAGCATGCGACCCACGCCACGGGCGCTATCTCACAGTTGCTGCCATTTTCCGAGGCCGCATGTCCATGAAGGAGGTGGACGAGCAGATGCTGAACGTGCAGAACAAGAACAGCAGCTACTTCGTGGAGTGGATCCCCAACAACGTCAAGACGGCCGTCTGCGACATCCCGCCGCGCGGCCTCAAGATGGCTGCCACATTCATTGGCAACAGCACGGCCATCCAGGAGCTGTTCAAGCGCATCTCTGAGCAGTTCACCGCCATGTTCCGCCGCAAGGCCTTCCTTCACTG GTACACGGGCGAGGGCATGGACGAGATGGAGTTCACGGAGGCCGAGAGCAACATGAACGACCTGGTGTCCGAGTACCAGCAGTACCAGGAGGCCACGgccgaggaggagggagagttcgaggaggagggtgaagaggaCATGGCCTAA